Proteins co-encoded in one Cygnus olor isolate bCygOlo1 chromosome 30, bCygOlo1.pri.v2, whole genome shotgun sequence genomic window:
- the OLFM2 gene encoding noelin-2 isoform X1, with protein sequence MTVPLLKIGAVLSTMAMVTNWMSQTLPSLVGLNGTAVSRAGTSEKITLFQSPDEGWQVYTSAQAPDGKCLCTAVIPVQGSCSRDLRSHQLRQLTEKVQNISQSMEVLDLRTYRDLQYVRNTEALMKGLDSRLRVAAESQKSLNAKSFQQELKDKMTELLPLLPVLDQYKADTRLIVHLKEEVRNLSGSLLAIQEEMGAYDYEELQQRVLMLEARLHACMQKLGCGKLTGVSNPITIRASGSRFGSWMTDTMTPSADSRVWYMDGYYKGRRVLEFRTLNDFVTGQNFVQHLLPHPWAGTGHVVFNGSLYYNKYQSNVAVKYHFRSRSVLVQRSLAGAGYNNTFPYSWGGFSDIDFMVDESGLWAVYTTNQNAGNIVVSRVDPQTLEVLRSWDTGYPKRSAGESFIICGTLYVTNSHLAGAKIYFAYYTNTSSYEYTDIPFHNQYSHISMLDYNPRERVLYTWNNGHQVIYNVTLFHVIKTSGEL encoded by the exons aTGACGGTGCCGCTGCTGAAGATCGGGGCCGTGCTGAGCACCATGGCCATGGTCACCAACTGGATGTCCCAGACCCTGCCCTCGCTGGTGGGGCTCAACGGCACCGCCGTGTCGCGGGCGGGGACCTCCGAGAAGATC ACCCTCTTCCAGAGCCCCGACGAGGGCTGGCAGGTCTACACCTCGGCGCAAGCCCCCGACGGCAAATGCCTCTGCACCGCCGTCATCCCCGTGCAGGGCTCCTGCTCCCGGGACCTGCGCAGCCACCAGCTCCGCCAGCTGACCGAGAAG GTGCAGAACATCTCCCAGTCCATGGAGGTGCTGGACCTGCGGACCTACCGGGACCTGCAGTACGTGCGCAACACCGAGGCGCTGATGAAGGGCTTGGACTCGAGGCTGCGCGTGGCCGCTGAGAGCCAGAAGAGCCTCAACGCCAAGAGCTTCCAG CAGGAGCTCAAGGACAAGATGACGgagctgctgccgctgctgcccgTGCTGGACCAGTACAAGGCGGACACGCGGCTGATCGTGCACCTGAAGGAGGAGGTGAGGAACCTTTCCGGGAGCCTGCTGGCCATCCAGGAGGAGATGGGCGCCTACGACTacgaggagctgcagcagcgggTGCTGATGCTGGAGGCGCGGCTGCACGCCTGCATGCAGAAACTGG gctgcgGGAAGCTGACGGGCGTCAGCAACCCCATCACCATCCGCGCGTCGGGCTCCCGCTTCGGGTCGTGGATGACCGACACGATGACGCCCAGCGCCGACAGCCGG GTCTGGTACATGGACGGCTACTACAAGGGCCGGCGCGTGCTGGAGTTTCGGACGCTGAACGACTTCGTCACGGGGCAGAACTTCGTGCAGCACCTCCTGCCGCACCCCTGGGCCGGCACGGGCCACGTGGTCTTCAACGGGTCCCTCTACTACAACAAGTACCAGAGCAACGTGGCCGTCAAGTACCATTTCCGCTCGCGCAGCGTGCTGGTGCAACGCAGCCTGGCCGGCGCCGGCTACAACAACACCTTCCCCTACTCCTGGGGGGGCTTCTCCGACATCGACTTCATGGTGGACGAGAGTGGGCTCTGGGCCGTCTACACCACCAACCAGAACGCCGGCAACATCGTGGTGAGCCGCGTGGACCCGCAGACGCTGGAGGTGCTGCGCAGCTGGGACACGGGGTACCCCAAGCGCAGCGCCGGCGAGTCCTTCATCATCTGCGGCACGCTCTACGTCACCAACTCCCACCTGGCCGGCGCCAAGATTTACTTTGCCTACTACACAAACACTTCCAGCTACGAGTACACGGATATTCCCTTCCACAACCAGTACTCCCACATATCCATGCTGGACTACAACCCGCGGGAGAGGGTGCTCTACACCTGGAACAACGGCCACCAGGTCATCTACAACGTCACGCTCTTCCACGTCATAAAGACGTCAGGCGAGCTGTGA
- the PIN1 gene encoding peptidyl-prolyl cis-trans isomerase NIMA-interacting 1 isoform X2, whose translation MGRARGGRKGPMRAGRRRRGKMAEEEKLPAGWEKRMSRSSGRVYYFNHITNASQWERPSGSGKNGQGEPSKVRCSHLLVKHNQSRRPSSWRQEKITRTKDEALELINGYIQKIKSGEEDFESLASQFSDCSSAKAGGDLGAFGRGQMQKPFEDASFALRAGEMSGPVFTESGIHIILRTE comes from the exons ATGGGAAGAGCGAGGGGGGGACGAAAGGGACCAATGAGGGCCGGGAGGCGCAGGCGAGGGAAGATGGcggaggaggagaagctgccCGCGGGCTGGGAGAAGCGGATGAGCCGCAGCTCCG GCCGCGTTTATTACTTCAACCACATCACCAATGCCAGCCAGTGGGAGCGCCCCAGCGGCAGCGGGAAGAACGGCCAAGGGGAGCCCAGCAAGGTGCGGTGTTCGCATCTCTTGGTGAAGCACAACCAGTCCAGAAGGCCCTCGTCGTGGAGGCAGGAAAAGATCACGCGGACCAAAGATGAGGCACTGGAGCTTATAAATG GCTACATCCAGAAGATAAAATCGGGAGAAGAAGACTTTGAATCCCTCGCTTCCCAGTTTAGCGACTGCAGCTCGGCGAAAGCGGGCGGCGACCTGGGCGCCTTCGGACGAG gtcAGATGCAGAAACCTTTTGAAGATGCCTCATTTGCGCTGAGGGCGGGCGAGATGAGCGGAccagttttcacagaatcaggGATCCACATCATCCTACGCACAGAGTGA
- the PIN1 gene encoding peptidyl-prolyl cis-trans isomerase NIMA-interacting 1 isoform X1 — MGRARGGRKGPMRAGRRRRGKMAEEEKLPAGWEKRMSRSSGRVYYFNHITNASQWERPSGSGKNGQGEPSKVRCSHLLVKHNQSRRPSSWRQEKITRTKDEALELINGYIQKIKSGEEDFESLASQFSDCSSAKAGGDLGAFGRGQDHIPVRGPTPPAAIKPVSFAAAPVFNQCLVPATGRAPSLLQPDSVPRSSPSRGRNTP; from the exons ATGGGAAGAGCGAGGGGGGGACGAAAGGGACCAATGAGGGCCGGGAGGCGCAGGCGAGGGAAGATGGcggaggaggagaagctgccCGCGGGCTGGGAGAAGCGGATGAGCCGCAGCTCCG GCCGCGTTTATTACTTCAACCACATCACCAATGCCAGCCAGTGGGAGCGCCCCAGCGGCAGCGGGAAGAACGGCCAAGGGGAGCCCAGCAAGGTGCGGTGTTCGCATCTCTTGGTGAAGCACAACCAGTCCAGAAGGCCCTCGTCGTGGAGGCAGGAAAAGATCACGCGGACCAAAGATGAGGCACTGGAGCTTATAAATG GCTACATCCAGAAGATAAAATCGGGAGAAGAAGACTTTGAATCCCTCGCTTCCCAGTTTAGCGACTGCAGCTCGGCGAAAGCGGGCGGCGACCTGGGCGCCTTCGGACGAG GGCAGGATCACATCCCGGTCCGGGGGCCAACACCTCCTGCAGCAATTAAACCGGTGAGTTTTGCTGCAGCCCCGGTGTTTAATCAATGCCTTGTCCCTGCAACTGGCAGGGCCCCGAGCCTCCTCCAGCCGGATTCAGTGCCAAGAAGCAGCCCCTCCCGAGGCAGAAACACTCCTTAG
- the LOC121062505 gene encoding microtubule-associated proteins 1A/1B light chain 3C-like, with translation MQQAESSTRPFKQRKSLATRMHEVTEIRIKYPNKIPVVVERYQKEKNLPPLSRTKFLVSQDLPLAQFAVTLRTRLCLASSQTLYLLVNNRGLPNMTVTMQELYRDNKDEDGFLYLTYASQEMFGGLLPRQTPSSPDLAFSLAVV, from the exons ATGCAGCAGGCTGAGAGCAGCACTCGTCCCTTCAAGCAGAGGAAGAGCCTCG ccaccaggaTGCACGAGGTGACGGAGATCCGCATCAAGTACCCCAACAAGATCCCG gtggtGGTGGAGCGCTACCAGAAGGAGAAGAACCTGCCCCCCTTGAGCAGGACCAAGTTTCTGGTGTCCCAGGACCTGCCCCTGGCCCAGTTCGCTGTCACCCTGCG GACGCGTCTCTGCCTGGCCTCCTCGCAGACCCTCTACCTGCTGGTGAACAACAGGGGGCTGCCCAACATGACCGTCACGATGCAGGAGCTGTATCGCGACAACAAGGACGAGGACGGCTTCCTCTACCTCACCTACGCCTCCCAGGAGATGTTCGGGGGGCTCCTTCCCCGGCAGACCCCGTCCAGCCCCGACCTCGCCTTCTCCCTGGCCGTGGTTTGA
- the OLFM2 gene encoding noelin-2 isoform X3 — MRLFAGLLLLLSAGSPAMQTLFQSPDEGWQVYTSAQAPDGKCLCTAVIPVQGSCSRDLRSHQLRQLTEKVQNISQSMEVLDLRTYRDLQYVRNTEALMKGLDSRLRVAAESQKSLNAKSFQQELKDKMTELLPLLPVLDQYKADTRLIVHLKEEVRNLSGSLLAIQEEMGAYDYEELQQRVLMLEARLHACMQKLGCGKLTGVSNPITIRASGSRFGSWMTDTMTPSADSRVWYMDGYYKGRRVLEFRTLNDFVTGQNFVQHLLPHPWAGTGHVVFNGSLYYNKYQSNVAVKYHFRSRSVLVQRSLAGAGYNNTFPYSWGGFSDIDFMVDESGLWAVYTTNQNAGNIVVSRVDPQTLEVLRSWDTGYPKRSAGESFIICGTLYVTNSHLAGAKIYFAYYTNTSSYEYTDIPFHNQYSHISMLDYNPRERVLYTWNNGHQVIYNVTLFHVIKTSGEL; from the exons ACCCTCTTCCAGAGCCCCGACGAGGGCTGGCAGGTCTACACCTCGGCGCAAGCCCCCGACGGCAAATGCCTCTGCACCGCCGTCATCCCCGTGCAGGGCTCCTGCTCCCGGGACCTGCGCAGCCACCAGCTCCGCCAGCTGACCGAGAAG GTGCAGAACATCTCCCAGTCCATGGAGGTGCTGGACCTGCGGACCTACCGGGACCTGCAGTACGTGCGCAACACCGAGGCGCTGATGAAGGGCTTGGACTCGAGGCTGCGCGTGGCCGCTGAGAGCCAGAAGAGCCTCAACGCCAAGAGCTTCCAG CAGGAGCTCAAGGACAAGATGACGgagctgctgccgctgctgcccgTGCTGGACCAGTACAAGGCGGACACGCGGCTGATCGTGCACCTGAAGGAGGAGGTGAGGAACCTTTCCGGGAGCCTGCTGGCCATCCAGGAGGAGATGGGCGCCTACGACTacgaggagctgcagcagcgggTGCTGATGCTGGAGGCGCGGCTGCACGCCTGCATGCAGAAACTGG gctgcgGGAAGCTGACGGGCGTCAGCAACCCCATCACCATCCGCGCGTCGGGCTCCCGCTTCGGGTCGTGGATGACCGACACGATGACGCCCAGCGCCGACAGCCGG GTCTGGTACATGGACGGCTACTACAAGGGCCGGCGCGTGCTGGAGTTTCGGACGCTGAACGACTTCGTCACGGGGCAGAACTTCGTGCAGCACCTCCTGCCGCACCCCTGGGCCGGCACGGGCCACGTGGTCTTCAACGGGTCCCTCTACTACAACAAGTACCAGAGCAACGTGGCCGTCAAGTACCATTTCCGCTCGCGCAGCGTGCTGGTGCAACGCAGCCTGGCCGGCGCCGGCTACAACAACACCTTCCCCTACTCCTGGGGGGGCTTCTCCGACATCGACTTCATGGTGGACGAGAGTGGGCTCTGGGCCGTCTACACCACCAACCAGAACGCCGGCAACATCGTGGTGAGCCGCGTGGACCCGCAGACGCTGGAGGTGCTGCGCAGCTGGGACACGGGGTACCCCAAGCGCAGCGCCGGCGAGTCCTTCATCATCTGCGGCACGCTCTACGTCACCAACTCCCACCTGGCCGGCGCCAAGATTTACTTTGCCTACTACACAAACACTTCCAGCTACGAGTACACGGATATTCCCTTCCACAACCAGTACTCCCACATATCCATGCTGGACTACAACCCGCGGGAGAGGGTGCTCTACACCTGGAACAACGGCCACCAGGTCATCTACAACGTCACGCTCTTCCACGTCATAAAGACGTCAGGCGAGCTGTGA
- the OLFM2 gene encoding noelin-2 isoform X2, with the protein MTVPLLKIGAVLSTMAMVTNWMSQTLPSLVGLNGTAVSRAGTSEKITLFQSPDEGWQVYTSAQAPDGKCLCTAVIPVQGSCSRDLRSHQLRQLTEKVQNISQSMEVLDLRTYRDLQYVRNTEALMKGLDSRLRVAAESQKSLNAKSFQELKDKMTELLPLLPVLDQYKADTRLIVHLKEEVRNLSGSLLAIQEEMGAYDYEELQQRVLMLEARLHACMQKLGCGKLTGVSNPITIRASGSRFGSWMTDTMTPSADSRVWYMDGYYKGRRVLEFRTLNDFVTGQNFVQHLLPHPWAGTGHVVFNGSLYYNKYQSNVAVKYHFRSRSVLVQRSLAGAGYNNTFPYSWGGFSDIDFMVDESGLWAVYTTNQNAGNIVVSRVDPQTLEVLRSWDTGYPKRSAGESFIICGTLYVTNSHLAGAKIYFAYYTNTSSYEYTDIPFHNQYSHISMLDYNPRERVLYTWNNGHQVIYNVTLFHVIKTSGEL; encoded by the exons aTGACGGTGCCGCTGCTGAAGATCGGGGCCGTGCTGAGCACCATGGCCATGGTCACCAACTGGATGTCCCAGACCCTGCCCTCGCTGGTGGGGCTCAACGGCACCGCCGTGTCGCGGGCGGGGACCTCCGAGAAGATC ACCCTCTTCCAGAGCCCCGACGAGGGCTGGCAGGTCTACACCTCGGCGCAAGCCCCCGACGGCAAATGCCTCTGCACCGCCGTCATCCCCGTGCAGGGCTCCTGCTCCCGGGACCTGCGCAGCCACCAGCTCCGCCAGCTGACCGAGAAG GTGCAGAACATCTCCCAGTCCATGGAGGTGCTGGACCTGCGGACCTACCGGGACCTGCAGTACGTGCGCAACACCGAGGCGCTGATGAAGGGCTTGGACTCGAGGCTGCGCGTGGCCGCTGAGAGCCAGAAGAGCCTCAACGCCAAGAGCTTCCAG GAGCTCAAGGACAAGATGACGgagctgctgccgctgctgcccgTGCTGGACCAGTACAAGGCGGACACGCGGCTGATCGTGCACCTGAAGGAGGAGGTGAGGAACCTTTCCGGGAGCCTGCTGGCCATCCAGGAGGAGATGGGCGCCTACGACTacgaggagctgcagcagcgggTGCTGATGCTGGAGGCGCGGCTGCACGCCTGCATGCAGAAACTGG gctgcgGGAAGCTGACGGGCGTCAGCAACCCCATCACCATCCGCGCGTCGGGCTCCCGCTTCGGGTCGTGGATGACCGACACGATGACGCCCAGCGCCGACAGCCGG GTCTGGTACATGGACGGCTACTACAAGGGCCGGCGCGTGCTGGAGTTTCGGACGCTGAACGACTTCGTCACGGGGCAGAACTTCGTGCAGCACCTCCTGCCGCACCCCTGGGCCGGCACGGGCCACGTGGTCTTCAACGGGTCCCTCTACTACAACAAGTACCAGAGCAACGTGGCCGTCAAGTACCATTTCCGCTCGCGCAGCGTGCTGGTGCAACGCAGCCTGGCCGGCGCCGGCTACAACAACACCTTCCCCTACTCCTGGGGGGGCTTCTCCGACATCGACTTCATGGTGGACGAGAGTGGGCTCTGGGCCGTCTACACCACCAACCAGAACGCCGGCAACATCGTGGTGAGCCGCGTGGACCCGCAGACGCTGGAGGTGCTGCGCAGCTGGGACACGGGGTACCCCAAGCGCAGCGCCGGCGAGTCCTTCATCATCTGCGGCACGCTCTACGTCACCAACTCCCACCTGGCCGGCGCCAAGATTTACTTTGCCTACTACACAAACACTTCCAGCTACGAGTACACGGATATTCCCTTCCACAACCAGTACTCCCACATATCCATGCTGGACTACAACCCGCGGGAGAGGGTGCTCTACACCTGGAACAACGGCCACCAGGTCATCTACAACGTCACGCTCTTCCACGTCATAAAGACGTCAGGCGAGCTGTGA